The sequence below is a genomic window from Salinisphaera sp. T31B1.
ATATTCCGTCGATCGTCGCGCACCATATCGACTATCGCGAGTTCAGCGCGCGTATCGTCGACCAGTTCGATGAAATGTATGAGCAGTCGTGCCAGCAGTCGCTGGTGATGGGCATCGCCCTGCATCCCTACATCATGGGTCAGCCGTTCCGGCTGCGGGCGCTGCGCCGTGCGCTTGCGCATATTGCAGCCCATCGGGACGATATCTGGCTGACCACGCCGGGCGCGATCGCGGCCCACTACATGCGTTGTGTCCCGCACGGATGAGCGGCGTCCGCGCGTCGTCCGCCGGCCGGATTACGCGTGCGGTGCGGTCTCGCGCCCTGCCAGGCGACGGTCGTAGGCATAGGTGATCGCCCACATCACCATGCCGGCACAGGACAGCCCTACACCGACCAGCCCGGTCGAGCCCAGTCCGTAGCCCATCGCCAGCACGCTGCCGGCCAGCAGTGGCCCGAGCGCGTTGGCCGCGTTGAAGGCCACGTGGTTGAGCGCGGCTGCAAGGTTCTGCGCGTCGCCAGCCACATCCATCAGTCGGGTCTGGAGTATGGCCGCCATGGCCACGCTCATGCCGATACAGAACACGTCCAGGGTGATCGCCCAAACGTGCGGTGCGGCGAGCGGGAATGCCGCCAGCGATATCGCCGACCAGACCAGTGTGGCCCCGGCCGTGGGCATCTGCGCGCGGTCGGCGAACTTTGGTACCACGATATTGCCCACGGTCATGCCGATGCCGAACACCGAGACCACCAACGGTATCCAGACATCGGCTAGTCCGGTGACCTGCGACAGCGTGGTGGTCAGATAGGTGTAGACCGAAAAGATGCCGCCGAAACCGATGGCGCCAATCGACAGCGTCAGCCATACGTTCGGCCGCAGCAGAGCGCCGAGTTCGCGTTTCGGGTGCGCGCCGCTGGCTGCGGACTCGAACGGGGCATAGACGCTCACCAGCGCCGCGGCCAGCAGCGCGATCGCGGTGACCGCCCAGTAGCCCCAGCGCCAGCCGACGATCCCGCCCAGCCAGGTGGCCGCCGGCACGCCGACGATGGTCGCCAGGGTCAGCCCGAGCATCACGTAGCCGACCGCCTGGGTGCGTCGATGCGGCGCGACGACAGAGGCGGCGACCAGCGATGCCAGGCCGAAATAGGCGCCGTGCGGCAGGCCCGACAGGAACCTGAACAGCAGCATCCAGCCATAGTCGGGTGCAAGCGCGCTCAGACCGTTGCCCAGTGCGAAGGTGATCATCAGGCCGATCAGCAGCGGCTTGCGCGGCAGACGGGCGGCGATCACCGTAATCAGCGGAGCGCCTACCACTACGCCCAGCGCATAAGCGCTGATCAGATGGCTGGCAGTGGACTCGTCGATAGCCAGCCCGCGCATGATATTGGGCAGCAGGCTCATCGTTGCGAATTCGGTGGTGCCGATGGCAAAACCACCGGTGGCCAGTGCCAGGAAGATGGGCACCGGATTACGTATTTGGGCCATGGGTGATCGCCGTACGGCAGGACGCGAAGCGCGATAACCTGCGCTCTTGATCCACGTAAGTCAAAAGTATGATTGCGCGACGCCAAAGGCCTGTGGTTCTCGTCAGGTTGCGGCTTCGCCCTGCCGGGCGGCAGCCGCCGGTATATGCAGGGGGCAGGCTGACGGGCCACCGTCCTATTCGACGCCCAGCACCATGAACAGTCGGGGAAAAGGCAATACGAGCGTGCCGTCGTCAAGCACCGGATAGGCCGCCGCGAGTCGACGCCGGTAGGCTTCGAGGAAGGCGTCCCGGTCATCGGCGCCCAGCGGCGCCAGATAAGGCCTCAGCCCCGAGCCCTTGAACCATTCGACCACGCCGTCGACGCCGTCGGCGATCAGATGGTGATAGGTCGTGCGCCATACATCGAGGCTGGCTACGTGAGGCTTGAGCCGGGCGACGTACCAGCTTGGCGTATGGCGCGGCGCGCGCAGCGGGCTCGTGGTGAGTTCCAGCGGCGCCCACCGGGGTTCGGCGGCCACTTCACGCATCAGCGCGTGAGCGGGTTCGTCGAGGTTGTCGGGCATCTGGATCGCGAGTCGTCCGCCGGGCGCCAGCGTGGTCAAAAGCCGTTTGAACAAACGGTGATGCTCGCCCAGCCAGTGGAGCGAGGCGTTGGCAAAGACCAGATCGAAGCGTTGCGTCGGCCGCCAGTCGGCGATGTCGATCTGATCGAACGTCAGTCGGGGCAAGCGTTCGCGGGCGGCGGTGAGCATGTCGGAGGAGCGATCGATACCGATAATCTCCGCCTCGGGATAGTGCTGTCGCAGCAGCTGGGTGGAATTGCCCGGACCGCAGCCCAGATCGGCGATACGGTGGACGCCGTGGACGGGCAGCCGGGCGAGCAGATCGTGGATCGGCTGGTTGCGCTCGGCTTCGAACTTCACATACTGCTTCGACGACCAGTCCATCGTCCCTCCTTTGGAACAAGCGCCAGTCATTTTATGGGGTCGGACGGGGTGGGCGCGCACCCTGTGCCGTGGGCGATCAGCGCGGATTCACGGTCCCGTCGAGACGAAGATGTGCCACCATCGGATCGTCGCTGTTGGCCACGATCTCGGCGTGGGCGATCACGAAGGCCCGGCCGGTGATCGTGTTCTTGACCACGTCCACGCCGCCGACCTGGGCACCGATCCGTTCGCATTTGGTGAATTCGCCGATGAAACGCGTGTTGCGGAGCGAGATCGTTTCGAGACGGTCGCCGGGCGAGATGCGATTTTCATAGTTCATCAGGGCCAGGCGCGCCGAGGTGCCGGTGCCGGTAGTGCTGCGACAGATCACGCCCGGGTGCACGTAGGTCGCCGAGCGCGACCGGCAGAAGCCGGGTTCGACTTCCTCGACGGGCC
It includes:
- the tam gene encoding trans-aconitate 2-methyltransferase, whose translation is MDWSSKQYVKFEAERNQPIHDLLARLPVHGVHRIADLGCGPGNSTQLLRQHYPEAEIIGIDRSSDMLTAARERLPRLTFDQIDIADWRPTQRFDLVFANASLHWLGEHHRLFKRLLTTLAPGGRLAIQMPDNLDEPAHALMREVAAEPRWAPLELTTSPLRAPRHTPSWYVARLKPHVASLDVWRTTYHHLIADGVDGVVEWFKGSGLRPYLAPLGADDRDAFLEAYRRRLAAAYPVLDDGTLVLPFPRLFMVLGVE
- a CDS encoding MFS transporter, producing MAQIRNPVPIFLALATGGFAIGTTEFATMSLLPNIMRGLAIDESTASHLISAYALGVVVGAPLITVIAARLPRKPLLIGLMITFALGNGLSALAPDYGWMLLFRFLSGLPHGAYFGLASLVAASVVAPHRRTQAVGYVMLGLTLATIVGVPAATWLGGIVGWRWGYWAVTAIALLAAALVSVYAPFESAASGAHPKRELGALLRPNVWLTLSIGAIGFGGIFSVYTYLTTTLSQVTGLADVWIPLVVSVFGIGMTVGNIVVPKFADRAQMPTAGATLVWSAISLAAFPLAAPHVWAITLDVFCIGMSVAMAAILQTRLMDVAGDAQNLAAALNHVAFNAANALGPLLAGSVLAMGYGLGSTGLVGVGLSCAGMVMWAITYAYDRRLAGRETAPHA